One genomic segment of Strix aluco isolate bStrAlu1 chromosome 14, bStrAlu1.hap1, whole genome shotgun sequence includes these proteins:
- the CLEC3A gene encoding C-type lectin domain family 3 member A yields MAQTGLMIFLLISILLLDQTISQASKFKARKHSKRRVKEKDDLKTQIDKLWREVNALKEMQALQTVCLRGTKAHKKCYLISEGTKHFHEAHEDCIAKGGTLAIPRNNDETNTLQDYAKKSMPRVSEFWLGVNDMINEGKFVDVNGMALQYFNWDRAQPNGGKRENCVFFSQSSQGKWVDEVCRTAKRYICEFLIP; encoded by the exons ATGGCACAAACTGGACTTATGATTTTTCTACTCATAAGCATACTACTGCTGGATCAGACCATCAGCCAGGCTTCCAAATTCAAAGCCAGGAAGCACAGCAAACGTAGAGTGAAAG aaaaagatgaCTTAAAGACCCAGATTGACAAATTGTGGCGAGAAGTAAATGCTCTGAAAGAAATGCAAGCACTTCAGACAG TCTGTCTTCGTGGGACAAAGGCCCATAAGAAGTGCTACCTCATATCAGAAGGCACCAAACATTTTCATGAAGCCCACGAGGACTGCATAGCCAAGGGAGGGACACTGGCTATCCCGAGGAATAACGATGAAACAAACACTCTTCAAGATTATGCCAAGAAAAGTATGCCTAGAGTGTCTGAGTTTTGGTTGGGTGTCAATGACATGATAAATGAAGGGAAATTTGTTGATGTCAATGGCATGGCTCTACAGTACTTCAACTGGGATCGCGCCCAACCAAATGGGGGGAAGCGTGAAAACTGTGTCTTTTTTTCGCAGTCATCACAAGGCAAGTGGGTGGATGAAGTCTGCCGTACTGCCAAAAGATATATTTGTGAATTTCTGATCCCATAA